AGAGTATGACCAGATAAAGGAGATGAGTGATTCGGACTTATCATTAGAATTTTATGAAAAGAAAGTTGTATCACATAAAGCTGAAATGCTCATTGCTAAGTTCCCACAATATGCTATAGAACTTAAAAAAAAAGGGAGTAACTTTACAGCTATTATGAGAGGAGTATATTGCAGAGTATCCAGATGGATTGAGGACATCACAATTTGGAAGACTCTTCAATAGATGGAAGAATGATCAAAAGGTTTCTATGCATATAAACCACAATGCCCCTTTTTACATGACTCTACACTTTTCTATATAATAGATATTTGCTCGTTTTGAGTGTAATATTGCTTTCAAGTCAGATAGCTGCTCCATAACTTAACTCCTTTTCCAGGCGATACCATTCATTTATTTTCTTATTATTACAAATCATTGCGAAAGGTTATTTCGTTTAATTATTTTTTATTCTATTATCATCAATTTCTATTATAATGTCTTTTCTTTTTTTATATTCTGAATCCGTATAACAAATAAAAAATCAACTTAATGTGGTAATGATACAGTTATAAAAAAATATTGACTCCTTACAGCTTACTTCATAGTATTAATATTAGTTAATTTTTAAAGGGGTTATATTTGATTGAATTCACAATTATTATTGTAATAGCTATAATATTATACCATGACCTTTTTTTACAAAACAGAAAGATAAACAGGCTTTCTCTTGATAAAAGCAGACTAGAACAGGAATTAAAGGATAAAAATGAAGAGTTGATTAAGGTGGAAAATATTGACCCCTTAACTGATATACTAAATAGAAATAGGTTAGATATAGAGTTGCAGATGGAGTTTGCTCGGAGTAGAAGATCCAAAAAAACTATAGGTATTAGTTTAATAGGTATAGATAATTTAAAAGAAGTTAACGAGAAACTCTCCCATAGTATTGGTGATTATTTATTAAAAGAGATAGCAACACTTATTAAATCTAAGATTAGGAGCGTAGATCTTTTTGGTAGATGGTGGGGAGACAAGTTTTTAATTATATACTCCGATATAGAATTAGATGATTTAAAGAACCATACTGAAAAATTAAAAAATGAAATTGAGGAGTATAACTTTGTTAGAGTTGGATCTATTACAACATCCTTTGGCCTAACATTATCTAAAGAGAGTGATGATGAGGTTGTTATTATAGAGAGAGCCGAAAAAGCTTTAAAAATAGCAAAGAAAAAGGGTAAGAACTATATAGAGATATTATAATATCCCTTATCATATATTCTTATTATAAATATCAACTGATCCTCCACCTTGTTATATATAGGATTTACATATAGAGTTTTTTTTATGACAAGTAAGTTGTTCTACAATTATGATAAAAAACAGATTCCAATAGGGATAAAAAAAAGTAAAAGAAAGAGCATTGTGCTAAATATAACATCCAATGGAGAAGTTTTAGTTAAAGCTCCTAACTTTATAACAAATATCGATATTATGAGTTTTATTGATAAACACAAACTATGGATTGAAAGAAAGCTCAACGAACATAATATAAACTCTAATAGACATAAGTTTATAATTGGAGAGTCTATACCCCTAGAGGGTGTAAATAGAGAACTATGCAAAAAAAACAATATAACAAAAACTGCTCTAATTAGAGATAAGATATATATAGGTTATAAAAAATTAGATATAGAGAGGGAACTAATAAAGTGGTATAGAAGTTATGCAAGGAAGAAATTAACCTCTCTCTCAAAATACTATTGCAGTGAATTAGGTGTTACATTTAATAATATTTATATAAAATCCACAAAAACAAGATGGGGAAGCTGTAGTGGTAAGAAAAATCTAAATTACAACTGGAAAATAATTTTAACACCAGAACATCTAATAAAATATCTAGTAATCCATGAAGTTTCTCACCTAGTCGAGATGAATCACTCAGTCAATTTTTGGAAAATAGTTAATAGATTTGACAAAAACTATAAAAAAAATAGGGCTGAACTACACCAGCATAGCTACCTTTTAAACTATTTTTTAGAGTGAATCAGATTTAAGTTCATTAACAACTTTAATCAAAAGCCTTGGATCATCTGTCATAACCCCATCTACACCTAGTTTGAACAATCTCCTCATTTCATACTCACTGTTTATTGTCCAAACCTGTATCTTTATACCTCTTTTATGAAGAACCTTTATAAAATACCTAGTTACAACTAGAGTTCCATTGGAGGTTACAGGTACTTGCATTACAGGGGGTTTTATTAAAAATCTAGAGATAGACCTAAACAGTTTTAGCTTTGTTAAAACAACTCTTAACCTAACTTCACTACGCCCATAGGATGTTGCAACTCTATTTGATATTTTTCTAATACTCTTAAGATTTTCACTATGGAAAGAAGCGACTACAACCCTATCAAAAGCATCATATTTTTCTAATAGATTATACATCCCTTTTACAAGTTTACTGTCCTTATCCTTTAAATCAACATTAAATCTAGTATCTGGAAAGTTAATAAGAACATCTTCAAAGGTCATAAGTTTAATATTTTTACTAGAGAAAGGTCTTTTACCACTCTTATCAATATATAAAAACCCAAGGTCAAGTTCACATAAGTCTGACCATCTCCTTGTTGAGACCTTGGATTTATTACCATCAAGTTGCCAGGTATCCTCATCGTGCCAGACAAAGATAACTCCATCAACACTAATATGAACATCCGTTTCAATAATATCTACACCTAAATCAACAGCACTTTGGAAGGCTAAACTTGAGTTTTCAGGATAGTACTTAGAATCACCACGATGGGCGATTACTTTAATTTTTTTATCAAAAAACTTATAATCCTTATACAAACTCATTTACCTCCTTATGGCTATCTGGGACTCTTAATATCTCCCTAGGCTTACTACCATTTTGTGGACCGATTATACCCCTCTCCTCCATCTCTTCTACTAGCCTAGCAGCCCTATTATATCCAATTTTCAATCTTCTTTGTAGAAATGAAGCGGATGCTTTACCAGCTGTAATAACAATTTCCAAAGCTCTATTAAAAAGAGGATCATCACCAAAAAAGGAGTTATCTGAATCGTCATCCCCTTCATCATCTTCATCCATAAAAATTTCATCATCTATATATTCTGGCTCACCTAAACCTTTAACATAATCAACAACACTTTCTACCTCTTCATCTGATAAGAAGGATCCTTGAATTCGCACAGGGAATGGATCCCAAGAGGATGTAAATAACATATCCCCACGACCTAGAAGCTTCTCTGCACCCATTCCATCTAAAATTATCCGTGAGTCTGTCTTACTGGAAACCATAAAAGCAATTCTAGATGGGAAGTTAGCCTTTATTAAACCTGTAATAACATCGATAGATGGTCTTTGAGTTGCTAATACAAGATGTATACCTACCGCACGACTCATTGCAGCAAGACGGGCCAATATCGCTTCTAACTCCTTACCAGATGTAGCCATAAGGTCTGCAAACTCATCTACTATTAATACAAGATATGGTAATTTTGTAGTTGCAATTTTCTGCTCTTTAATTCTTTTATTATAAGATTTAATATCCCTTACACCCATAGAATCTAATAGAGCATATCTTCTTTCCATTTCATATAGGCACCACTGTATAGCCTGGAATGCTCTTTTAGGGTCTGTTATTACTGGAGTTAATAAGTGGGGAATCCCATTGTAAAGTTTTAACTCTACAATTTTAGGGTCAACCATAATTAATTTTACATCGTTATGGGATCTTTTACATAGTATTGAACATATTAATGAGTTTACACACACCGACTTACCTGCTCCTGTTGCTCCAGCAATTAGAAGATGGGGTGTTTTTGCCAAGTCTATAATTTTATTATCACCATTGATACTTTTCCCAAGTACAATTGGAACAGCATCTTCATCGAAGCTTTTTTCATCTGCATCAATAAGTTCACTAAATGTTACTATAGATCTTTTTTTATTAGGAACCTCTATACCAACAGCGTGTTTTCCTGGAATAGGGGCTACTATTCTAACGCTAGAAGCTGCTAATCCTAGGGCTATATTATCCGATAAATTTACAATTTTTGACAACTTAACCCCAGGTGCAGGAAGAAGTTCAAACATTGTAATAACTGGCCCCTTCTTTATTCCAGTAACTTTTCCTTTTATATTAAACTCTTCCAATGTTTGTTCTAATATTGCAGCCGATCTTTTAGTTGCATCATCAATTTCTTGATATGAGTTGTCCTCTGAAACGTTTAATATTCCACCTACAGGAACTATATAATCTTCACTTCTATTTATATCATCATAGGAGTCTTCTTCGGGCATTAATATTCGAGTCTTTCTCTCTGTCTTAACATCACTATCCTCAGAAGAATCATCTTCAGAATAATCATCTTCATAATCCCTAGACAGAAACTCTATAGCTGGATCCTCTTCAAAAACAATGTTTGAGTCAGCACTAAATGTCTCTATATCATCAAAACTATTTATAAATGCGTATTCATCCTTTGTTAGCTCTGTATTAATAATATCACTAAAGTTTTTATTAGTTTCATCATAAGCATCAATATCAACTTCCTCGGTAGTCTCAGGAAAAGTTGGTTCCTCAAATGGAATAGAACGACCCTTCTCATCATCCTCTTCCTCAATATAATACTCTTTAATTTCATTTTTTATTTGAGAAATCTGAAAACTTAAATCTTCTGCCTGATCTTCATCTTCATCTTCAACATCAAGTTCATCTTCAACATCAAGTTCATCTTCAACATCAAGTTCATCTGCAACATCAAGTTCATCTGCAACATCAAGTTCATCTGCAACATCAAGTTCATCTGCAACATCAAGTTCAATTTCTTCCTCTTCAGCAACAATATGGACAGGAAGTTGCTCTTCAAGTTCATCGATAACTCCAAAGGGATTTTTAACATTACTAGTAGCATCAGAAACTTCATTTTCACTACTATCTGTTAATCTCTTTACAACAATTCTACTAGATAAAATTAAAATTAATATAAAACCTAACAGAATTAAAATAGATCCCCACTCCCTACCTGGAGTATCAAAGTACTTATGTAAAAAACTTATAACTGGATCTAGATTATCTGTGAACATTATTTTTATCATTGTAGAAACAGGGAAGAATATAACTATTGATGCAATTGAATAATAAAATAGTCGCTTATTTAGGGGTTTCTTAATTATTAAATAGGCTCCTAAAAATAATAATGCTGGTAAAAACAGTGATGAAACAAAAAATGCATTATATAAAAACCTAGAAAAGGGATCTCCAGTAAAGCCTAAAAACAGGATTAATAATAATATTAGCTGTAAAGTACCTGCAACTAATAAACTATAAGCTGCAGCCTTGTCTTGTTTTTTTAACAATTCAATTCTCCTTATTAAAATGTATCGGAATAATTAAACTATTTTTAACCTTAAATTGAGTCTAAAAATGGATATTACTCTATATCGCTATATATTTGCTTAATAATTTCATAGGGCTGGACATCATACTCTTCATGACCATAATAGATTGCGGCTTTAATTATTTTAGGAACATAATTCCTAGTCTCCTTAAAAGGAGCAGCCTCAATAAACAGCTCATCAGGTAGGTCACCCCACAATCTTTGCCAACTCCAAACATTTCCAGGCCCTGCGTTATAAGCCATAAGAGATATAGGATATGTATAAAACCTATCAACTAACCAATCTATATATGTACCACCTAGTAGAATATTTATATCTGGATCATTTAGATCGGGAATACCCATCCCAATATCGTTAGCTTGCTCAACTGCTGTTTCAGGCATCAATTGGGATAACCCAACAGCTCCAGCTGATGATACTACATCCATATCAAAACCACTCTCAGTTCTAATTAAACCAGAAAATAGAGTTGGTGGGAAATTATATAATTGTGCTATTTCAACAATTTTATTTTTGTAAGGTAGGGGATAATATAGAGGAAAGCTCTCCTTGTTAAGGGGAACACCTGCACTTGCCATAAACCTAAGAGTTTCTAAATGTTTTCCCTCATTTGTAAGAAGAGTTGCAACTTTAATCGAAACAGAGTAATTAAGATCTTTAACTTGCTTAGAAAAGTTTAAAGCCTCATCTTCTAATCCAAAGTCTAAAAATCCACCAATCCACTTATCATTACTATTTAGCTCTACCGGCTCTAAAGGATCTTCTAGTATTAAATTAGACTCCCTTTTAAGTAGTGCATTTGCTATATATGAATAATAAGTA
Above is a genomic segment from Thiospirochaeta perfilievii containing:
- a CDS encoding GGDEF domain-containing protein, encoding MIEFTIIIVIAIILYHDLFLQNRKINRLSLDKSRLEQELKDKNEELIKVENIDPLTDILNRNRLDIELQMEFARSRRSKKTIGISLIGIDNLKEVNEKLSHSIGDYLLKEIATLIKSKIRSVDLFGRWWGDKFLIIYSDIELDDLKNHTEKLKNEIEEYNFVRVGSITTSFGLTLSKESDDEVVIIERAEKALKIAKKKGKNYIEIL
- a CDS encoding M48 family metallopeptidase, translated to MTSKLFYNYDKKQIPIGIKKSKRKSIVLNITSNGEVLVKAPNFITNIDIMSFIDKHKLWIERKLNEHNINSNRHKFIIGESIPLEGVNRELCKKNNITKTALIRDKIYIGYKKLDIERELIKWYRSYARKKLTSLSKYYCSELGVTFNNIYIKSTKTRWGSCSGKKNLNYNWKIILTPEHLIKYLVIHEVSHLVEMNHSVNFWKIVNRFDKNYKKNRAELHQHSYLLNYFLE
- a CDS encoding glycerophosphodiester phosphodiesterase; protein product: MSLYKDYKFFDKKIKVIAHRGDSKYYPENSSLAFQSAVDLGVDIIETDVHISVDGVIFVWHDEDTWQLDGNKSKVSTRRWSDLCELDLGFLYIDKSGKRPFSSKNIKLMTFEDVLINFPDTRFNVDLKDKDSKLVKGMYNLLEKYDAFDRVVVASFHSENLKSIRKISNRVATSYGRSEVRLRVVLTKLKLFRSISRFLIKPPVMQVPVTSNGTLVVTRYFIKVLHKRGIKIQVWTINSEYEMRRLFKLGVDGVMTDDPRLLIKVVNELKSDSL
- a CDS encoding DNA translocase FtsK, with the protein product MLKKQDKAAAYSLLVAGTLQLILLLILFLGFTGDPFSRFLYNAFFVSSLFLPALLFLGAYLIIKKPLNKRLFYYSIASIVIFFPVSTMIKIMFTDNLDPVISFLHKYFDTPGREWGSILILLGFILILILSSRIVVKRLTDSSENEVSDATSNVKNPFGVIDELEEQLPVHIVAEEEEIELDVADELDVADELDVADELDVADELDVEDELDVEDELDVEDEDEDQAEDLSFQISQIKNEIKEYYIEEEDDEKGRSIPFEEPTFPETTEEVDIDAYDETNKNFSDIINTELTKDEYAFINSFDDIETFSADSNIVFEEDPAIEFLSRDYEDDYSEDDSSEDSDVKTERKTRILMPEEDSYDDINRSEDYIVPVGGILNVSEDNSYQEIDDATKRSAAILEQTLEEFNIKGKVTGIKKGPVITMFELLPAPGVKLSKIVNLSDNIALGLAASSVRIVAPIPGKHAVGIEVPNKKRSIVTFSELIDADEKSFDEDAVPIVLGKSINGDNKIIDLAKTPHLLIAGATGAGKSVCVNSLICSILCKRSHNDVKLIMVDPKIVELKLYNGIPHLLTPVITDPKRAFQAIQWCLYEMERRYALLDSMGVRDIKSYNKRIKEQKIATTKLPYLVLIVDEFADLMATSGKELEAILARLAAMSRAVGIHLVLATQRPSIDVITGLIKANFPSRIAFMVSSKTDSRIILDGMGAEKLLGRGDMLFTSSWDPFPVRIQGSFLSDEEVESVVDYVKGLGEPEYIDDEIFMDEDDEGDDDSDNSFFGDDPLFNRALEIVITAGKASASFLQRRLKIGYNRAARLVEEMEERGIIGPQNGSKPREILRVPDSHKEVNEFV